In the genome of Quercus robur chromosome 3, dhQueRobu3.1, whole genome shotgun sequence, one region contains:
- the LOC126718416 gene encoding uncharacterized protein LOC126718416, with protein sequence MGRLKAGQSMYKPQPLPQAVRVKPNTKTKTKSPPSRTRTRKSKLNLYKRKKQKQEDEDEEETNGNNNNNNNNNNSNDDDLVTVAVVPATGDVSGEVPGPLSLLRKFPNNSSANSNNLNQLAPATRELYAKTAESLKKLLVSELSPWSGDVETMVASANRAFETLDWLQPDYTEFYDAVRAVLSRRAQLSYFETELRTHQNEESGAVSSFQARLKEAVEAVARSEAEYWKAIERVSGLKNRVSEIRKALKNLELESAWGEEVVLADRKREWEQCLESHLAIKKEERELADQMEEKQKTIEKIKRLRDEADAGVQGSIKALSSLC encoded by the coding sequence aTGGGTAGACTGAAAGCGGGTCAGAGTATGTATAAGCCGCAACCACTCCCACAAGCCGTGAGAGTCAAACCCaataccaaaaccaaaaccaaatccCCTCCCTCTCGTACGAgaacaagaaaatcaaaattaaatctatacaagagaaagaaacagaaacaggaagacgaagacgaagaggAGACTAACggtaataacaacaacaacaacaacaacaacaacagcaacgaTGACGACCTTGTTACAGTGGCAGTGGTGCCCGCCACCGGTGACGTGTCCGGAGAAGTTCCGGGCCCACTCTCACTACTCCGGAAGTTTCCAAACAATTCCTCTGCCAACAGCAATAATCTCAACCAACTCGCTCCGGCGACGCGTGAACTCTACGCGAAGACGGCGGAGTCTTTGAAGAAGCTGTTGGTTTCGGAGCTTTCGCCGTGGTCTGGAGACGTGGAAACGATGGTGGCATCGGCGAACAGGGCTTTCGAAACCTTGGATTGGCTTCAACCAGATTACACTGAGTTCTACGACGCCGTTAGGGCTGTCCTCTCTCGCCGCGCTCAGCTCTCATATTTCGAGACCGAGCTCCGAACCCACCAAAACGAGGAATCCGGCGCCGTTTCGTCTTTTCAAGCTCGGTTGAAAGAAGCGGTGGAAGCGGTGGCTAGATCCGAAGCCGAGTATTGGAAAGCCATAGAGCGGGTTAGTGGTCTGAAGAATCGGGTTTCGGAAATCCGAAAAGCGCTGAAAAATCTCGAGCTTGAATCTGCGTGGGGAGAAGAGGTAGTGCTTGCTGATCGGAAAAGAGAATGGGAACAATGCCTTGAGTCTCACTTGGCTAttaagaaggaagagagagagttggCTGATCAAATGGAGGAGAAGCAAAAGACCATCGAAAAGATCAAGCGGCTTCGCGATGAGGCCGATGCTGGTGTTCAAGGCTCTATAAAGGCTTTGTCTTCTCTCTGCTAA